One window of Hymenobacter sp. BRD128 genomic DNA carries:
- a CDS encoding cyclase family protein, translated as MPVPAPWLDATTPIRTQMVHWPDNLGVTVTRTLSQDRGDAANVTELHLSAHTGTHVDAPLHFTTGAGDATTLDLGRLMGPATVVTIHDPTSISLAEVQQLAIRPGTGARILFKTRISGSDWSTEPFKPDFVALDGDAARYLRDLGVVCVGVDYLSVGKADAHHALLDAGICVIEGLALQHIEPGHYELLCLPLTIVGSDGAPARVLLRPL; from the coding sequence ATGCCCGTACCTGCTCCCTGGCTCGATGCCACCACGCCCATTCGCACCCAGATGGTGCACTGGCCCGACAACCTCGGCGTGACCGTGACCCGCACCCTGAGCCAGGACCGGGGCGACGCCGCCAACGTGACCGAGCTGCACCTGAGCGCCCACACCGGCACCCACGTCGATGCGCCGCTGCACTTCACCACCGGTGCCGGCGATGCGACTACCCTCGACCTGGGCCGCCTCATGGGGCCGGCCACCGTGGTAACAATCCACGACCCCACCAGCATTAGTCTGGCCGAAGTGCAGCAGCTGGCTATCAGGCCCGGGACCGGGGCGCGGATTTTATTTAAAACGCGCATCTCCGGCAGCGATTGGAGCACCGAGCCGTTCAAGCCCGATTTTGTGGCCTTGGATGGCGACGCGGCCCGCTACCTGCGCGACCTGGGCGTGGTGTGCGTGGGCGTCGATTACCTCTCCGTGGGCAAGGCCGATGCCCACCACGCGCTCCTCGATGCCGGCATTTGCGTGATTGAGGGGCTAGCCCTGCAGCACATCGAGCCCGGCCACTACGAGCTGCTGTGCCTGCCGCTCACTATTGTGGGCAGCGACGGCGCCCCCGCCAGGGTGCTGCTGCGGCCGCTGTAG
- a CDS encoding DUF2252 family protein produces the protein MSAAKIPATPAAIAAFFQLHDAGRVPALLPIRYHRMRVEALAFFRGSAPLYYTRFGAAPALADGPVGWLCGDAHIENFGSYRGDNGLVYFDLNDFDEAALGPLRWDVGRLLVSVRLAAARLGLPAAAQQAQAELLLRAYAAALAAGKAYLLERATARGVVRQLLKAVQQRRQRELLASRTSRRNGWHFRAHKVAALRPLPPAEHLAVLRAVENWRLAQAVPPCGPLLDVAGRIAGVGSLGVPRYALLARSCHPGKLPRLLDLKLALPAAPAPFSPVPQPAWPTEAARVVAAQGYLQAVCPALLQDLELGGRPFVLRALQPVADKLNFDSLPADSAGFEQALADFGHLLAWAHLRAAGHRGSAGPDALRDCGATVGSWGGEILAFAATAQAAVEADYAAFALACDEGLLPTAAR, from the coding sequence ATGTCTGCCGCCAAAATTCCCGCTACGCCCGCCGCCATTGCCGCCTTTTTTCAACTGCACGATGCGGGGCGGGTACCCGCGCTATTACCCATTCGCTACCACCGGATGCGCGTCGAGGCGCTAGCGTTTTTCCGGGGTAGTGCGCCGCTGTACTACACGCGCTTTGGGGCGGCGCCGGCCCTGGCCGACGGGCCGGTAGGCTGGCTGTGCGGCGACGCGCACATCGAGAATTTTGGCTCGTACCGGGGCGATAACGGCTTGGTTTATTTTGACTTGAATGATTTTGATGAAGCCGCGCTAGGCCCACTGCGCTGGGATGTGGGCCGCCTGCTGGTGAGCGTGCGGCTAGCGGCGGCCCGCCTGGGCCTGCCGGCTGCTGCCCAGCAGGCCCAGGCCGAACTCCTGCTGAGGGCTTATGCCGCGGCGCTGGCCGCCGGCAAGGCCTACCTGCTGGAGCGGGCCACGGCGCGGGGTGTGGTGCGGCAGTTGCTCAAGGCTGTGCAGCAGCGCCGCCAGCGCGAGCTGCTGGCCAGCCGCACGAGCCGCCGCAACGGCTGGCACTTTCGGGCCCACAAAGTAGCCGCCCTGCGCCCCCTGCCGCCGGCCGAGCACCTAGCCGTGCTGCGCGCCGTTGAAAACTGGCGGCTGGCGCAGGCTGTGCCGCCCTGTGGCCCCCTGCTCGACGTGGCCGGCCGCATCGCCGGCGTAGGTAGCCTGGGCGTGCCGCGCTACGCCCTGCTGGCCCGCAGCTGCCACCCCGGCAAGCTACCCCGGCTGCTGGACCTGAAGCTGGCCCTGCCGGCCGCGCCGGCTCCGTTTAGCCCGGTGCCGCAGCCTGCCTGGCCCACCGAAGCGGCCCGCGTAGTTGCGGCGCAGGGCTACCTGCAGGCGGTGTGCCCGGCGCTGCTGCAAGACCTGGAGCTCGGTGGGCGGCCCTTCGTGCTGCGAGCCTTGCAGCCGGTGGCCGATAAATTGAACTTTGACAGCCTGCCCGCCGATTCGGCTGGCTTCGAGCAAGCGCTAGCCGATTTTGGGCATCTGCTGGCCTGGGCTCACCTGCGGGCGGCGGGCCACCGGGGTAGCGCCGGCCCCGATGCCCTACGGGACTGCGGCGCCACCGTAGGTAGCTGGGGCGGCGAGATACTGGCATTTGCGGCCACGGCTCAGGCCGCCGTGGAGGCTGATTATGCCGCCTTTGCCCTGGCCTGCGACGAAGGCCTGTTGCCCACGGCGGCGCGCTAG
- a CDS encoding gluconokinase encodes MNQPIILIMGVSGCGKTTVGELLARRLGRPFYDGDDFHSAANVAKMAAGTPLTDADRADWLATLAKDFGQWEVAGGAVVACSALKESYRQTLQAGASLPIQWVLLDGDPAVLRARIANRLGHYMKANMLASQLATLERPAYGLKLNIEDTPEQLVQQILDQLHLAPVAALPA; translated from the coding sequence ATGAACCAACCAATCATTCTCATCATGGGCGTGTCGGGCTGCGGTAAAACTACTGTGGGCGAGCTGCTGGCCCGGCGCCTCGGCCGGCCTTTCTACGATGGCGACGACTTTCACTCGGCCGCCAACGTGGCCAAGATGGCGGCCGGCACGCCGCTCACCGACGCCGACCGGGCCGACTGGCTCGCCACCCTGGCCAAGGACTTTGGCCAGTGGGAAGTGGCCGGCGGCGCCGTGGTGGCCTGCTCGGCGCTCAAGGAAAGCTACCGCCAAACGCTGCAGGCCGGGGCCAGCCTGCCCATTCAATGGGTGCTGCTCGACGGCGACCCCGCCGTGCTGCGCGCCCGCATTGCTAACCGCCTGGGCCACTACATGAAAGCCAATATGCTCGCCTCGCAGCTGGCCACGCTGGAGCGCCCCGCCTACGGCTTGAAACTCAACATTGAAGACACGCCCGAGCAGCTGGTGCAGCAGATACTGGACCAGCTGCACCTGGCGCCCGTGGCCGCGCTGCCAGCCTAG